GTTTGTCAATCAAAAGTTACTTTAGAAGTCTTTACTATTTAGATATGGCGAAACTTACAAAAATAGATATAGCATGTCCTCGGCATGGGACATTCCAGGCAAATATTCGATGTTTGCTTGCAATTTGACGACATTCAGTTTCAAGTTTAAGTTGATTCTAGTGGGAGAGAAGTAGAACAGCCTTTGAGTCAGTTTCTGTCAAAGAGTGCTCATGGATCGCGATAACCAGTCAATATGAACTGATCTGTGGGTTATGCTGTCAAAAATTTATGAGACATTCAGAGTAAACCTAGTCCCATTTTAACGGACGACCTACAGATTTGTTAGAATTAACTGGTCAGAAATCGCTCTCAGTGAACGTGAACACGTCTGAGCGCAAAAGACTTTTGCAACCAGACAATTTGTCTCAGACAAATGGTAAGCAACGCTCCTCGGGCTGGAGTAAAGCGTGTTgaacgattgacattttggttttggaACCAGCGtcgcttatcatttctctgcttgCAACGGTAGCACACAGTAAATACGCTCACTGCTCATCAgaatttttccaaagatttttgtttgaaaatatttcttccatGGAGCACTTACACATAGCGAGATGTTCTTGCATACTTTGAATGCAATTCAAATGATTTATTGACCGGATGCACGAAATTCATGTCTGAGCTCATTTCGAagtaattaatgaaattttcttcgtttggTTGTAAATCTTCTAATTTTTCGTGACCGAAATAGAAGGCGTAGATCTTCCTTACAGCATCTTGATATACCTGAGAACGtcaattagaaaatatttaaaatattgaaacatcaaaaatatgcGTTGAGAAAGGGTGCAGACTACAGTACGTCGGTGCCTTTAATAATGGCTGCGGGGCTATAATTTGTCCAAGAAAGTCTGTGCAAGTCCACACCTAGAcacttcgacaaaaaatatttgtgaatagcGTGAATAGTGTCACATCCGTGGCGCACGTTTTTCAGTTCATTCGATAACTCCCGTGAAGGTAAAATgatgacatttttcaaaatatagacgtgataacagatggcgttgcgtCCGCTCGAACTTTCTACATCCGTCGTAGAGAAAAtgtgacagaaaaaaaaataaaaactggtTCTCGGGCTAAGTTAGTTGCActcaaaaagaaaacaaaatgaaccACCATCTGCAATTGCCGATTTaacagctgttgctgattcggCACAAGCTTGTCGTTTAGTGAGGTATCTTTCACACCTTTCAACATTCACAATACTTATGTGACAGTTTATCTGTCAAATCGAATGACAGGGTGTCTCCCATATTATATGCGAGAGGCGTAACATGACAAAAACGCTAAGCGGAAGCAATTCCGTTACTAAGAAGTACAAAATCATACATAGAAAGCAATGACATCTGTTGATCGTGAAAATCGTTAATAGTCttgagtaaaatttgaaatttggaaGCTACCCGCCAATCTGTATCGACGCGCCAACAGCATATGGCATATAGTGCAACACTCGACATCGAGTAGACTGtcaattttatcaatgaaagtctagaacaggtatggtcgatcggcgaattcgtcttaaacgcactcacattttatgtcaaaataataggaaaatgagtgcgtttaagcacgaaaatcaaatttttatgtcctccgggcggacaatagaccataactgttttacactttcattgaattttatcaaaagaGACAGATAGTGTTCCCTAAAGTTAGGTGGAGGttgtttaatgaaaattagtCACACAAACGCATTTggtcacacaaaaaattaccgAAGAATTCGGCGACAAAGTCAATCCCCTAAACGGTAACCCAATGTTGGAATAGTTATCTTTTAATGGCTCATACCAAAAGTACATAGGATAGGCGACCAATAGAGCCAAACTTTCCTGCAGAAGAaagttatttttgttttcaacacAAGTGATGGGCAATACTCACCAAACTAGTTGCACCAAACATTGATTCGACATCAACTTTGGTTGTTTCGTAGATGTCCAAAGGACGTCGGATCAAAAATGGGTCTTCTGCTATTGTTTCatctgttttgttttgtaacataaaaaaatggaaaatagaaGTTACCATGGAAATGATAGTCTCAATCTGGTGCCAGGTGagagttttcttttcaaatgattGGAACTTTTGCTCCACACTTGAGTATTGAACATGCATTTCCCTTTGAACGTTTTTTTAAGCGAACAGTATGAGTCATCCTGTATTACTTGTAAAACATGTCACTAAATGTCAACATTTGAGGCAATAATATTAATTGCACGGAAAAGTTGTACAAACGAGTCAGAGAAGTGATAACATATGGCGTTGCTCACCATTAACGCAGCAGCAACCCCATCTgatatcatttctctgcaaCGTGCATGAACATACGCTCTCTTTGCTTAGAATACTCAAGTTTCATGTCAATGATATGACGTAAAGTTTTCTGGATCAAACAGTTCACAGTTcccgttatcatttctctgcgcTGAATCAAAGTCTATAAAcgctgaaggtaatgcaaatgcgCAATTACGCACGGATTCTACATTCAGATGAATTTAGTTTCGTTATGTTGTCTACATATTGAATTCGCTTCCGTCAAGTTGCCGCCTCAAAGTCTGGATCCGAAATTTCTCTGATCCACTTGCAGGGTTTGCACTACCTTCAGTATACTTAGGGTAGAATGGTCTTACGAACTTTCAATTACAACACCGAAGTATAGATGTATCAAGCCCCGTTCCAAAGACATGACAGGAGCGTTTTGCAAAATCAGATCGACAGGCGCATTCAACATGAATTCCAGTACATCTTGTCCGGTCGCTTGTGCATCCAATTTGAAAACGTCTTTGAACAATTCGACGTGATCGTTCGGCTCACAGAACGCGAACATTGAAAAGGCTGAACCGCTCATCGCAATCGCACGTTTCATAAATTTCCTAGATTTTTCGGACAGCAGGTGCAGATGCGTTGCGACTCCACCTGAGAAATTCGAATTAAGGTTTCAATATGAAAGCACATCAATCTTGTGGTTATGATCAACCGTCATCCCAGTGCATATCGCTTATAGAATGCATGTGTCGTGTGTAACAAATCTTACCGGCACTTTCACCAAAAACTGTTATCTTGCTCGGGTCACCACCAAAATATCTGATGTTCTGATGGATCCATTCAAGAGCCATTTGTTGATCCTTGAATCCCATATTGCCCGTATAACCCTTCACATCAAAGTTAGCAAAACCCCACGGTCCCAGGCGATAGTTGAACGTAACAAGTATTACATCGTTGTCGACAATAAAATCAGGTCCATAGAATCCATCGGTACCATCACCTTCCGTAAAGGCACCACCGTGTATGAAAAACATTACCGCCTTTTTAGCACAGAGTTGGTCATCACTTGTCACTGTTTTTAAGAAAGACAATAATTAAACAATCTTCGACGCACGATACGAAAGGATCAGAGCCTTTAACGACACCAGTTCACAGAGTTTACTGCTCGAGAGATGTGAACGAATTAGGACATTTACAGTGTACCACCTTCTGGACCTCACCTGTAGTGAAAACATTCAAGTAGAGGCAGTCCTCGCTCTGGGTGCTGTTTAGTGGGAACAATTGCGATTGATGGAGTACCAGACAGGAATTCCCATAGTCGATCGCTTGAAAGATTCCTGACCAAGGAGAAATCGGAACAGGAGGCTAAAGCGAACACGAGATGGGATTATGTTACCAGCAACAATCTAGTTAATTGTCGACCAGTGGAATAATTCGACGGTCAAGTCAGGAAGAACATCTTCAAGCTACAGATACTCTCACAACTTTGGTCAATAACAACTCGAGTCTAATGTCAACCAGCCATGTACCTTAAATCTCAAATCACCAACGGGTGGCTTTGCGTACGGTATGCCTCTGTACGCGATATACTCTGTATTCTTCAATAATGTGCGTAGCACGACGCCACGCACATAACCGCTATCCGTTTTAACCAGCAGATTGTCACAGTTCATCGTTGTCACTGTGGTACTTAACAGGAACAGCAAGAATGTTAATCGATCTCCTGGCAGCATTTTCTAGAtgtaattattttgaatggcaAACCGTCAATTCACAGACTGTCTTGAAAGACGAGGTCGCATTTGCATtaaataccaacatttttccgcaagaaattttttgtttgaatggaGAACAAAGATTCTGCCGACTGTgttcaaaagaaaacaaaacggaaaataaattgtttgtcCAATTGGTTGTCTGAGTTCTACGTGTAAGAAATTGTATTGTGAGTACCCAAAAAGTGAGTATGGGGTGAATTGTGGGTATCTATGGAACTGAAAATAAGTGTCATTCcgatcaatgaaagtatactcgAACTTTATAGGTATGgtcgtcaaaatttcatataaacaaactcacctctcaatgaaaatcattgaaaggtgagtttgtttatatgaaatcgctatttcctccggctTATATCGACAGATTATACCTGGTCTGGAGTTGTCATAAGAAATGAATGTAAACAAAAGCAGAGCTTAGAAAGTACAAAGCTTATTTTAAATTCTATAACGCTGCCTTGATataatccacgccattagtcgtataaatttatacgtcagagagagctttttttctcctttgttacgatctgtcagtttttctattttgcgatttagtatggaaatgaaaactaaaattgagatatctttgctgttttaagtggtttttcatattttttggaccaaaatgttttaaaatgtgtttggaatcgattgacattaacaaaataataaaattgaaaaaaaatactttcacacaatctgttaatgttaatcgattccaaacacattttaaaacattttggtctcTCATTTCGATTTGATTTCTAGCCACGTTCGAAGTGGAGATCTTAATATAATGGCCAGTTTTCAAAATATACATTTGATCGACATTATACTTGTTCTATCACACGACAATGCGGCCACTCATGTGTCAAAAGTAGTACCGTTAGCAAAAGGCCATTTAAAAATAGGATATCTTTCGGAAAAAGAACAGTAGAGACCGTAGCGATATCTATTGTTCTTTTTCTGAAGgaattcccattttttccGATTGGCAGCGGCATGTTTAATGTTGACGTTTTTTCTACAGCTGAATCATCGAtagggtagataagtaatgtcaaagcAACTGTATGCGGAAAGATCTCATAGATGTATGAgtaacgtaacttacgttttgagaaagcgcgcaaaataatgtcatacaaatatttgaaaataattgaaactctgcatttctcaatttcctttttctcttcgttttgtgttgtgattcgtattttttgcacttgtatgtgtgctatatttccgaaatttcgttcttcgtgtctcattatctacagtatattatatcgatgagCTGAATAGACTGTAATGATCAgcgcgagaaaaccgaagactagtttttataacttgccttggggtacttgtcaaaaaatcttcttctctgtcatcataacactctatatgCCGCTTTTTTAGTGTGTAGTATAAAGCTTCACGAAACGACCGTATTCAGCTATGAGAACAAGGATGTAGTTTTTGTAGTTTGCAGTGTAAGCTAGTACGACTAAACATGATTGTTCGATTTTGTATGCaaataggtctgttccaaggttatTAGAGCTGTCAAAATGTCATCAATATTTAATTTGGTCCCCGCAGTCGTTTATCAATAATTCTATCTGTActgtaaacataaaaaagtgtGTCAATTAATGTGAAACGAACTGGTAAATACACAGAGAACCGGTTTCCTCGGTTTCCTACACATTAAGCACCTATTATATTCaacaatcgtttttttttgggtcTTAATAAAttcgaagtgactatt
This DNA window, taken from Bradysia coprophila strain Holo2 unplaced genomic scaffold, BU_Bcop_v1 contig_151, whole genome shotgun sequence, encodes the following:
- the LOC119074399 gene encoding esterase B1-like; the protein is MLPGDRLTFLLFLLSTTVTTMNCDNLLVKTDSGYVRGVVLRTLLKNTEYIAYRGIPYAKPPVGDLRFKPPVPISPWSGIFQAIDYGNSCLVLHQSQLFPLNSTQSEDCLYLNVFTTVTSDDQLCAKKAVMFFIHGGAFTEGDGTDGFYGPDFIVDNDVILVTFNYRLGPWGFANFDVKGYTGNMGFKDQQMALEWIHQNIRYFGGDPSKITVFGESAGGVATHLHLLSEKSRKFMKRAIAMSGSAFSMFAFCEPNDHVELFKDVFKLDAQATGQDVLEFMLNAPVDLILQNAPVMSLERGLIHLYFGVVIENETIAEDPFLIRRPLDIYETTKVDVESMFGATSLESLALLVAYPMYFWYEPLKDNYSNIGLPFRGLTLSPNSSVYQDAVRKIYAFYFGHEKLEDLQPNEENFINYFEMSSDMNFVHPVNKSFELHSKYARTSRYVINLNLKLNVVKLQANIEYLPGMSHAEDMLYLFLSKKYSDLYANVLANPTDPINKKTLRAFQFVPKMFTDYCKTGLPMPTVNCNAGIEITNDGLKPMDGSRDERIKFWDSIYDSVRPWL